The proteins below are encoded in one region of Bacteroides uniformis:
- a CDS encoding glycoside hydrolase family 76 protein: MNRMKNLFTLLTLLLWTLVACSNDSAADEKPGSGGTDIPAGNLPMQNVARAIELIDNAVECYFTGTGMAMSRYYNPYTGNRSSELGSVWMYTSSIEAVNAAMKAMKTGQAKGETALYDSHFNRYKELLTQLYDNLEYYAGTFTLTSYTQTKQWTVYGVNRGNDKGAAQVEGILNVYDDQMWLVRELLESYHITGEQRYLEKAEYLMEYVLDGWDCTLDEQGNPLGGITWGPGYLTKHSCSNGPIVSPLVWLHEIYKGKSDEVTYGYVAADNSRKLRTEKKSDYYLGFAKAVYDWQKKYLLRPDGVYDDMMGGYDSPDIKYVTIDGERYRTGSKLRDRVGPAITYNSGTMLSGAADLLRATGDAAYRTDLAELTDNSFAYFAKPDATKPGCYTFDISGFCNWFNGVLMRGYVDAYSAHTVAASCIEAFQNNLDYAYENYQYKHMLPTNLLVGWNKAERTKNNVEGMFTFAFAAEYAVLANYEWSKK, encoded by the coding sequence ATGAACAGAATGAAAAATTTATTTACTTTACTGACTTTGCTTTTATGGACGTTAGTGGCTTGCAGCAACGACTCTGCTGCTGATGAAAAGCCGGGCAGCGGGGGGACGGATATTCCTGCGGGTAATCTGCCGATGCAGAACGTGGCGCGTGCCATAGAGCTGATTGACAATGCCGTGGAGTGCTATTTCACGGGTACGGGCATGGCTATGTCACGTTATTACAATCCTTATACAGGCAATCGTTCCAGCGAGTTGGGCAGTGTGTGGATGTACACCAGTTCCATTGAGGCTGTAAACGCTGCGATGAAAGCCATGAAGACCGGGCAGGCAAAGGGTGAAACGGCTCTTTATGATTCTCACTTTAACCGTTACAAGGAACTCTTGACCCAACTTTATGATAATTTGGAGTATTATGCAGGTACTTTTACGCTGACCTCTTATACGCAGACCAAGCAGTGGACGGTATACGGCGTAAACCGTGGAAACGACAAAGGAGCTGCCCAGGTAGAAGGCATCCTCAATGTTTACGATGACCAGATGTGGCTGGTACGTGAATTATTGGAATCCTATCATATCACTGGTGAGCAACGTTATCTGGAAAAGGCGGAATACCTGATGGAATACGTGCTCGACGGTTGGGATTGCACTCTTGATGAACAAGGCAATCCGTTGGGAGGCATCACATGGGGCCCCGGGTATCTCACCAAGCACTCTTGTAGCAACGGTCCCATTGTCAGCCCGTTGGTGTGGCTTCATGAAATTTACAAAGGCAAGTCAGACGAAGTGACCTACGGTTATGTGGCTGCCGATAACAGCCGCAAGCTGCGCACGGAGAAAAAGTCCGACTATTATCTGGGTTTTGCCAAAGCCGTTTATGATTGGCAAAAGAAGTATTTGCTGAGACCCGATGGAGTGTACGACGACATGATGGGCGGTTATGATTCGCCGGACATAAAATATGTCACCATTGATGGCGAACGCTATCGGACGGGTTCCAAATTGCGCGATCGCGTAGGTCCGGCCATCACTTACAACAGCGGTACGATGCTTTCCGGTGCTGCCGACCTTCTCAGAGCTACGGGCGATGCTGCCTATCGGACGGACTTGGCTGAATTGACTGATAATAGCTTTGCTTACTTTGCCAAACCTGATGCCACAAAACCAGGTTGCTATACATTTGACATCAGTGGATTCTGCAATTGGTTCAACGGTGTGCTGATGCGCGGATATGTGGATGCTTATTCAGCCCACACTGTTGCTGCAAGCTGTATCGAGGCTTTCCAGAACAATCTGGATTATGCCTACGAAAATTATCAATACAAGCATATGCTTCCCACTAACCTGCTGGTGGGCTGGAATAAAGCCGAAAGGACCAAGAACAATGTGGAAGGCATGTTCACTTTTGCTTTTGCAGCCGAGTATGCAGTGTTGGCGAATTATGAATGGAGCAAAAAATAA
- a CDS encoding SusC/RagA family TonB-linked outer membrane protein codes for MKNFSKMRQGLSCMVMALLLMLIPADIFAQNSISVSGIVMDDTNEPVIGAAVMVKGTTTGVITDIDGRYTISAPANGILSFSYVGLKDKEEKVNGRTTINIIMETDSKMIDEVVVIGYGTQRRGSVTGAVSAVKGQDMIKTKNENPQNMLTGRIPGLRVWQKSSEPGTFNNSFDVRGMGAPLIIIDGIPRSTEEFQRLNAMDIDDISVLKDASAAIYGVRAANGVVLVTTKKGGAGKTEFSYNGSYTFQQPSRMPELCDPYESMTLFNEMSMNNINGGSWVFSEESFEAFRNGTRRTTDWNDLIISNVAPQTQHDISISGGTEKTKFYISMGYFYQEGIFRSGDLNYNKFNLRSNISTEIAKGIKFELGVSGISDERNTPYTSSQDIIRNYWRQGVLYPAYADPEGTMLNYNGLDMEQNTVAMMTADISGYKKYKQKYFQSSATLTADFGEYTPVLKGLTAKAMFSYDYRADNNEAFRKEYYQYAYDEQTGTYKQKVYNESSPSNMRREFYDKSQMLGQFTVNYDRTFNDVHHVGGVIGWEVQKRNGDNFYAVRDLAFSMPYLLAGVTEGQIGAMQTGNNDLYEQANEALIGRINYSFADRYLLEAQFRYDGSSKFAKGHQWGFFPSVSAGWRISEEPFFKSIDVLKFVNQLKLRASYGVLGDDGDLNYDWAMGYTYPSTSGNMANGDYNGYSPGYIFGGKFISAASPMALPNENITWFKSKTFDIGFDFEGWDGLLGVSFDYFNRLRTGRFARRTGALPTVVGATAPRENLDSDRQFGMELELTHRNKIGEVGYNLKGIATVTRQKYLTASEKGPWANSYDRWRNDNLTNRYQGVQFGYTSAGRYTSWNDIWNYYGFKERDVLPGDYKYEDWNGDGEINGQDEHPFAFDQTPWLQFSLNAGLQWKNFDFNMLLQGSALGSMEYKEPLHEIWGKNGGGALTQFLDRWHPVDPKADPYDPSTVWTSGHYAYTGRWAKNNSAFNRVSTAYLRLKSIELGYTFPKLKQIPNASLRVYANAYNLLTFTGVKFVDPEHPDDDLGRMYPLNKTYTLGVSLSF; via the coding sequence ATGAAGAATTTTAGCAAGATGCGACAAGGATTATCCTGCATGGTTATGGCGTTACTTCTGATGCTGATTCCGGCAGATATTTTCGCACAAAACTCTATTTCCGTTTCGGGAATAGTTATGGACGATACCAACGAGCCGGTCATTGGCGCTGCCGTCATGGTGAAAGGTACTACCACCGGTGTCATTACCGACATTGACGGACGCTACACCATCAGTGCTCCCGCGAACGGTATCCTCAGCTTCTCTTATGTGGGATTGAAAGACAAGGAAGAGAAAGTGAACGGACGTACCACTATCAATATCATCATGGAAACCGATTCCAAGATGATAGACGAAGTGGTGGTGATAGGTTACGGAACACAGCGTCGCGGATCGGTGACGGGTGCCGTTTCTGCCGTAAAAGGTCAGGATATGATAAAGACCAAGAACGAAAATCCGCAGAACATGCTGACGGGACGTATTCCCGGTTTGCGTGTATGGCAGAAGAGCTCTGAACCCGGAACTTTCAACAACAGTTTCGATGTTCGCGGTATGGGTGCTCCATTGATTATCATCGATGGAATTCCCCGGAGCACGGAAGAATTCCAGCGTTTGAATGCAATGGATATTGATGACATTTCTGTGTTGAAAGATGCTTCAGCCGCTATTTATGGTGTACGTGCCGCCAACGGTGTAGTGCTGGTGACTACTAAAAAAGGAGGAGCAGGAAAAACGGAATTCTCTTACAACGGTTCCTACACTTTCCAACAGCCTTCACGTATGCCTGAACTGTGTGATCCTTATGAATCTATGACACTGTTCAACGAAATGTCGATGAATAACATCAACGGCGGTTCATGGGTTTTCAGCGAAGAGAGTTTCGAAGCATTCCGCAACGGCACGCGCCGTACAACGGATTGGAACGACCTGATTATCTCTAACGTGGCTCCGCAAACGCAACACGACATCAGTATTTCCGGTGGTACCGAGAAGACGAAGTTCTACATCAGCATGGGCTACTTCTATCAGGAAGGTATCTTCCGCTCAGGAGACTTGAACTACAACAAGTTCAACCTGCGCTCTAACATTTCGACTGAAATTGCTAAAGGTATAAAGTTCGAACTCGGCGTGAGCGGTATCTCCGACGAACGCAACACGCCTTACACCAGCTCACAAGACATCATCCGTAACTACTGGCGTCAAGGTGTTCTCTATCCGGCATACGCCGATCCCGAGGGAACAATGCTGAACTACAACGGTTTGGATATGGAACAGAACACTGTGGCCATGATGACGGCCGACATTTCCGGTTACAAGAAGTACAAACAGAAATATTTCCAGTCCTCGGCTACTCTGACGGCAGACTTCGGCGAATACACTCCGGTATTGAAGGGGTTGACTGCCAAAGCCATGTTCAGTTACGACTACCGTGCCGACAACAACGAGGCTTTCCGTAAAGAGTACTACCAGTATGCTTATGACGAACAGACCGGTACCTACAAGCAGAAAGTCTATAACGAAAGTTCGCCCAGCAACATGCGCCGCGAGTTTTATGACAAGTCGCAGATGTTGGGACAATTCACAGTGAACTACGACCGCACCTTTAACGATGTTCACCACGTGGGTGGTGTTATTGGTTGGGAGGTGCAGAAACGCAACGGCGACAACTTCTACGCTGTCCGCGACCTAGCATTCTCCATGCCTTACCTGCTGGCAGGTGTGACCGAAGGCCAGATTGGTGCCATGCAGACCGGTAATAACGACCTTTATGAACAGGCCAACGAAGCCTTGATAGGCCGTATCAATTACTCGTTTGCCGACCGCTACCTGCTGGAAGCACAGTTCCGTTACGACGGTTCCAGCAAGTTTGCCAAGGGACACCAATGGGGCTTCTTCCCCTCCGTATCGGCTGGATGGAGAATCTCCGAAGAACCTTTCTTCAAGAGTATCGATGTTCTGAAGTTTGTCAATCAGTTGAAGTTGCGTGCCAGCTACGGTGTACTTGGTGATGACGGCGACCTGAATTATGACTGGGCTATGGGGTACACCTATCCTTCGACTAGCGGCAACATGGCCAACGGCGACTACAACGGTTATTCGCCGGGCTACATTTTCGGCGGCAAGTTTATCAGTGCAGCCAGTCCTATGGCATTGCCTAACGAGAACATCACTTGGTTCAAATCGAAGACATTCGACATCGGTTTCGACTTTGAAGGATGGGACGGTCTGCTGGGTGTTTCGTTCGACTACTTCAACCGTTTGCGTACCGGCCGTTTCGCTCGCCGTACCGGTGCCCTGCCTACCGTGGTAGGTGCCACTGCTCCGCGTGAAAACCTGGACAGCGACCGCCAATTCGGTATGGAATTGGAGCTGACCCACCGTAATAAGATTGGTGAAGTAGGCTATAACCTGAAGGGTATTGCTACCGTTACCCGTCAGAAATACCTGACTGCTTCGGAAAAAGGACCTTGGGCCAACTCGTATGATCGCTGGCGCAACGACAACCTGACGAACCGTTATCAAGGGGTACAGTTTGGTTATACTTCCGCCGGTCGTTACACCAGTTGGAACGATATTTGGAATTACTACGGCTTCAAGGAACGCGACGTCCTGCCGGGTGATTATAAGTATGAAGACTGGAATGGTGACGGCGAGATTAACGGTCAGGACGAACATCCGTTTGCCTTTGACCAGACTCCGTGGTTGCAATTCAGCTTGAATGCCGGCCTGCAATGGAAGAACTTCGACTTCAATATGCTGTTGCAAGGTTCTGCACTGGGTTCTATGGAATACAAAGAGCCTCTGCACGAAATTTGGGGTAAGAATGGCGGTGGTGCATTGACACAGTTCCTCGACCGCTGGCATCCTGTAGACCCGAAAGCCGATCCCTATGATCCTTCTACAGTCTGGACTTCCGGTCACTATGCTTACACAGGCCGTTGGGCAAAAAATAATTCTGCTTTCAACCGCGTAAGCACTGCTTACCTCCGTCTGAAGAGCATCGAGTTGGGCTATACCTTCCCAAAACTGAAGCAGATTCCCAATGCCAGCCTGCGTGTTTATGCCAATGCTTACAACCTGTTGACTTTCACTGGCGTGAAGTTCGTTGACCCTGAGCATCCCGATGACGATCTGGGCCGTATGTATCCGTTGAACAAGACCTATACACTGGGAGTTTCCCTCTCTTTCTAA